From Denitrovibrio acetiphilus DSM 12809, the proteins below share one genomic window:
- a CDS encoding CoA-binding protein produces the protein MQNLSDDKLRELIKNAKTIVIVGASNKPERASNGIMKFLIKNGYDVTPVNPIEKEVLGIPTYDSVEDVPFEPDVVDVFRQSAYAPEIVRAAAGKNAKLIWLQEGVESVEAAQIANVAEIPFVQDKCIFKEYLRLGLAGDK, from the coding sequence ATGCAAAACCTAAGTGATGACAAGCTCAGAGAGCTCATAAAAAACGCCAAGACAATAGTTATTGTCGGTGCATCAAACAAACCCGAAAGAGCCAGTAACGGCATTATGAAATTCTTAATTAAAAACGGTTATGATGTTACCCCAGTTAATCCTATCGAAAAGGAAGTTTTGGGTATCCCTACATATGACTCTGTTGAAGATGTCCCCTTTGAGCCGGACGTTGTCGATGTTTTCCGCCAAAGCGCATACGCACCGGAGATAGTTCGTGCTGCTGCGGGTAAAAACGCAAAACTTATATGGCTTCAGGAAGGTGTAGAGTCTGTTGAAGCAGCACAAATTGCCAACGTTGCGGAAATCCCTTTTGTTCAGGATAAGTGCATCTTCAAAGAATACCTCAGGCTGGGGCTTGCCGGAGATAAGTAA
- a CDS encoding IS3 family transposase codes for MSKTKRTRYSAEFKSKVALEALREELTLSELSAKYNVHPNQISKWKSEAIKGMSTIFSNKSSKSEEMSEAEIKDLHAKIGQLTVERDFLQRAFGKR; via the coding sequence ATGTCAAAAACAAAACGTACCCGCTACTCAGCCGAGTTTAAATCAAAAGTAGCTCTTGAAGCTCTGAGGGAAGAACTGACCTTATCGGAATTATCAGCCAAGTATAATGTTCATCCGAACCAGATTTCTAAATGGAAGAGTGAAGCCATCAAAGGAATGTCGACAATCTTTTCAAATAAGTCCAGCAAGTCAGAAGAAATGTCAGAAGCAGAAATAAAGGATCTTCATGCAAAAATAGGACAACTAACGGTGGAACGAGATTTTTTGCAACGAGCCTTCGGGAAACGGTAA
- a CDS encoding phosphate/phosphite/phosphonate ABC transporter substrate-binding protein, which produces MSEPLKVGRSASDPANGLVNLQKLSEQVIEELKGKHYDSYKIYNAENADVPELISIIKDKKIDIMVESLYFASIIADNTNMEPVLLVSRNGSVYIKGFIVTRKDSVIHSVNDLNGKIVTVINTESVPAFLLPKKMIESTGLKFRMVQSADSPVTENSVGYYVTNDKAQAVNNVYLKKTDAAIICSGVWENVKFMPDFIKDNLKIIGTTESVPGIYLLIRRDMEKAKKEKLINIFLTMYRTSRAKNVCDLDGFHKIDFDWKTLFQNLK; this is translated from the coding sequence GTGAGTGAACCGCTTAAGGTCGGACGCTCTGCAAGTGACCCGGCAAACGGACTGGTAAATCTGCAAAAACTAAGTGAACAGGTCATTGAAGAGCTAAAAGGTAAACATTATGATTCATATAAAATATATAATGCTGAAAATGCAGACGTACCTGAGCTTATCAGTATAATTAAAGATAAGAAAATTGACATAATGGTAGAATCTTTGTATTTCGCCTCCATCATTGCTGATAATACAAATATGGAGCCAGTGCTCCTTGTGAGCAGAAACGGTAGTGTTTATATCAAAGGTTTTATAGTCACAAGAAAAGACTCAGTAATACACAGCGTAAATGACCTAAACGGGAAAATTGTAACCGTAATAAACACGGAATCAGTCCCGGCATTTCTCCTGCCTAAAAAAATGATCGAATCAACAGGGTTAAAATTTCGAATGGTACAGTCCGCAGATTCTCCTGTGACAGAGAATTCGGTCGGATACTATGTTACTAACGACAAAGCGCAGGCTGTCAACAATGTTTATCTGAAAAAAACTGACGCAGCTATAATCTGTTCCGGTGTCTGGGAAAATGTGAAATTTATGCCGGACTTTATAAAAGATAATTTAAAAATAATAGGAACTACTGAAAGCGTCCCCGGGATATATCTTCTCATCAGGCGGGATATGGAAAAAGCAAAAAAAGAAAAACTCATCAACATATTTCTTACTATGTATCGCACAAGCAGAGCAAAAAACGTATGTGATCTGGATGGTTTTCATAAAATAGACTTTGATTGGAAAACACTTTTTCAGAACCTGAAATGA
- the argS gene encoding arginine--tRNA ligase, with translation MKQILQSLLDTAIEDMIKENGLEGSVPEYTIEVPNNSEHGDFAANAAMKSARIFRTKPMDIAKKLCERVKHPMIKKSEAVMPGFINFFIDNGFYHDVVKRAATDDSFFESDMGQKRKTMVEFVSANPTGPLHVGHGRNAAYGDSLAKILAAAGFDVHTEYYVNDAGNQMNNLGKSIYVRYMELAGGEIPFPEDGYHGEYIIDIAKELFEEHGHKIAEMPEKEGTDVCFKKGLKDITANIANTLKNFKVDMEEYFSEKSLYENGDVPASLDYLKERGFIYELDGALWFKSTEFGDDKDRVVKRSNGEYTYFASDIAYHKNKYDRGFKTTIDVWGADHHGYVKRLSSAIEAIGYEDREFAVSLIQMVNLVNGGERVSMSTRAGSFIELDWLINEVGSDASRYFYSMRDYEAQFDFDIALAKKRESDNPVFYIQYAHARVQSVLRKAAEENIAYEICAGLDNLNSKEELELIKKIYDYINVLEQSARNRQPHRVGYYLQELAAMFHSYYFNNKMLNSDNKDLTSARLTLAQAVGNTIRNGLALLGVSAPDRM, from the coding sequence TTGAAGCAGATTCTTCAGTCCCTTCTGGACACAGCAATTGAAGATATGATCAAAGAGAACGGACTTGAGGGTTCCGTTCCAGAATATACAATAGAAGTCCCAAATAACTCTGAACACGGAGATTTTGCAGCTAATGCTGCAATGAAATCTGCCAGAATATTCCGTACAAAACCTATGGATATTGCAAAAAAACTTTGTGAGAGAGTAAAGCACCCGATGATAAAAAAATCTGAGGCCGTTATGCCGGGCTTTATCAATTTCTTTATAGATAACGGTTTTTATCATGATGTGGTAAAACGGGCAGCGACAGATGACAGCTTTTTTGAGAGCGATATGGGGCAAAAACGTAAGACGATGGTGGAGTTTGTAAGTGCAAACCCTACAGGTCCTCTCCATGTCGGGCACGGCAGGAATGCCGCATACGGCGACAGTCTCGCAAAAATACTTGCTGCTGCCGGTTTTGACGTCCATACAGAATATTACGTTAACGATGCCGGAAATCAGATGAATAACCTCGGTAAGAGCATATATGTAAGGTATATGGAACTTGCAGGGGGGGAGATCCCTTTTCCCGAAGACGGATATCATGGTGAATATATTATAGATATTGCTAAAGAACTTTTTGAGGAACACGGGCACAAAATTGCAGAAATGCCTGAGAAAGAAGGGACAGATGTTTGCTTTAAGAAAGGGCTGAAGGATATTACCGCCAATATTGCCAACACTCTTAAGAACTTTAAAGTTGATATGGAAGAGTATTTCAGCGAAAAATCACTTTACGAAAACGGCGATGTACCGGCAAGTCTTGATTATCTGAAAGAGAGAGGATTCATCTATGAACTGGACGGTGCTTTGTGGTTTAAGTCCACTGAGTTTGGCGATGATAAAGATAGAGTTGTTAAAAGGAGCAATGGTGAATATACTTACTTTGCGTCTGACATTGCGTATCATAAAAACAAGTATGACCGCGGTTTTAAAACTACAATAGATGTCTGGGGAGCTGACCATCACGGATATGTGAAACGGCTTAGCTCTGCAATCGAGGCTATCGGGTACGAAGACAGAGAGTTTGCTGTGAGTCTCATCCAGATGGTAAACCTTGTTAATGGCGGCGAACGTGTTTCGATGTCTACAAGAGCAGGGTCATTTATAGAGCTTGACTGGCTTATTAACGAGGTCGGAAGTGATGCTTCAAGGTATTTTTACTCTATGAGGGACTATGAAGCTCAGTTTGATTTTGACATCGCTCTTGCGAAAAAACGTGAGTCGGATAACCCTGTTTTCTACATCCAATATGCCCATGCAAGAGTGCAGTCTGTTCTTCGTAAGGCGGCTGAAGAAAATATAGCCTATGAAATTTGCGCAGGACTTGATAATCTTAATTCAAAAGAAGAGCTTGAGTTAATTAAAAAGATTTACGATTATATAAATGTACTGGAACAGTCCGCACGGAACAGACAGCCCCACAGGGTTGGTTATTACCTTCAGGAGCTGGCTGCGATGTTCCATAGTTACTACTTTAACAATAAAATGTTAAACAGTGATAACAAAGACCTTACCTCTGCAAGGCTCACCCTTGCGCAGGCTGTAGGTAACACCATCAGAAACGGACTGGCACTGCTTGGTGTCAGCGCACCTGACAGGATGTAA
- the istA gene encoding IS21 family transposase, with protein MRRRKKGRLTMKYLREVIRLYNLGGLSNRQIAKACNVSPTTAGGCINKYIDSGIPYETFAELPDEKLESIFYPKEPDQPVYSRPMPDMEYLCKELKRKGVTLQLLWEEYIRENPGGYSRSQFSYHYQQWSKKINPTMRFNHKAGEKVFVDFSGYKPEIVNPITGEVTSVDLFVATLGASSYTYAVCVPDQTKEFWIEAHVKMFDFFGGVPECIVPDNLKSGVTSPCFYDPDINPGYADMAAHYGIAVVPARPGKPKDKGKVENGVLNVQRRILAVLRNRTFNSIQELNSAVAEELVNLNDRPMQHMKSSRRQLFKELDQPALKPLPFERFEQYSWKKAKVNFNYHVQIGDAHYSVPWRLMGETVDIKYNSRIVQILHKNKCIASHPRSFKRGYYATSAAHMPPNHQFVASGWTPERMNKWASKTAGVYTAKAIDAIIDSRQFPEQAYKSCMGVIKLSKYYPPERLEKACRMVLESGTVRYNSIKSILEKGLDKIHYLEGEPRKNLVHENIRGNEYYRIKGDD; from the coding sequence ATGCGACGACGCAAGAAAGGAAGGTTAACAATGAAATATCTTCGTGAAGTAATCCGCCTTTACAATCTGGGCGGTCTCAGCAACCGTCAGATAGCCAAAGCCTGCAATGTATCACCAACGACAGCAGGCGGATGCATCAACAAGTACATAGATTCAGGCATACCTTATGAAACATTTGCCGAGCTTCCGGACGAGAAGCTTGAGTCAATCTTTTACCCCAAAGAACCAGATCAGCCAGTATACTCCCGCCCAATGCCGGATATGGAGTACCTTTGCAAAGAGCTTAAGCGCAAAGGGGTGACTCTTCAGCTTCTCTGGGAAGAGTATATTCGTGAGAATCCCGGAGGCTACAGCCGTTCCCAGTTCTCTTACCACTATCAGCAGTGGAGTAAAAAGATTAATCCGACGATGCGGTTTAATCATAAAGCAGGCGAGAAGGTATTTGTAGACTTCTCCGGTTACAAGCCTGAGATCGTAAATCCAATAACAGGCGAGGTGACATCAGTAGATCTCTTTGTAGCGACCTTAGGAGCAAGTTCATACACCTATGCGGTATGTGTTCCTGACCAGACGAAAGAGTTCTGGATAGAAGCCCATGTAAAGATGTTCGATTTCTTCGGCGGCGTTCCTGAATGCATAGTGCCGGATAATCTTAAGTCTGGAGTAACGTCCCCATGCTTTTACGATCCTGATATAAATCCCGGTTACGCAGACATGGCGGCGCATTACGGCATCGCAGTTGTCCCCGCAAGACCAGGTAAACCAAAGGATAAGGGTAAAGTAGAGAACGGCGTACTTAACGTTCAGCGCCGTATCCTTGCTGTACTCCGTAACCGCACATTCAACAGCATACAGGAACTCAACAGCGCAGTGGCGGAAGAGCTTGTAAATCTTAACGACAGACCCATGCAGCACATGAAGTCATCCCGCAGACAGCTGTTCAAAGAATTAGACCAGCCTGCACTGAAACCTCTCCCATTTGAAAGATTCGAACAGTACAGCTGGAAAAAAGCCAAGGTGAATTTCAACTATCATGTGCAGATTGGAGATGCTCACTACAGTGTCCCATGGCGACTTATGGGCGAAACTGTAGATATCAAATACAACAGCAGGATAGTTCAGATACTGCATAAGAATAAATGTATAGCATCACACCCTCGGTCTTTTAAGCGTGGATACTATGCTACCTCTGCCGCCCACATGCCGCCCAATCATCAGTTCGTCGCCTCAGGCTGGACACCAGAGAGAATGAACAAATGGGCGTCAAAGACAGCCGGAGTGTACACCGCCAAAGCAATAGATGCCATTATAGACAGCAGGCAGTTTCCGGAACAGGCTTACAAGAGCTGTATGGGTGTTATTAAGCTTTCGAAGTATTACCCGCCGGAAAGACTTGAGAAGGCATGCCGTATGGTTCTGGAGAGCGGCACTGTCAGATATAACAGCATTAAGTCTATCCTTGAAAAAGGTCTGGATAAAATACACTACCTTGAAGGAGAACCAAGAAAGAATCTTGTCCATGAGAATATCAGGGGCAATGAGTACTACCGTATAAAAGGAGATGATTGA
- a CDS encoding sensor histidine kinase produces MPADRFTKFVNQQPVLVKTLNAVHEMTMVLDADRKIIFFNEKFEKFSDQHQLSAKLGLRPGNAFNCIHAVKGDDMCGTTDFCKYCGGNESIEKSLNGEASFSECRIVGTNGNAFDLEVSASPLLIQDNLFTLYCIQDVSSETRKNLLERIFFHDINNIVNGISLIAEIMSNQCGVKSKGDTENMALLISAMDTLKNEIQAQRIITMAEKDELKVNPAKICTKEILKDVCEFLKSSIIDYGVDIKCLFTATNTHIQTDPVLLKRVLINMIKNACEASTKGQQVTIDFERSGSVVTLSVNNKTVMTEDVKSSIFKRSFTTKEEGSGLGTYSMKLLTERYLKGRIYFTSIANEGTTFFIEIPVTLQD; encoded by the coding sequence ATGCCCGCAGATAGATTTACCAAATTTGTTAATCAACAACCCGTACTGGTTAAAACCCTGAATGCTGTTCATGAAATGACCATGGTACTTGATGCCGATAGAAAAATTATCTTTTTCAATGAAAAATTCGAAAAATTCTCCGATCAACACCAGCTTTCTGCAAAACTAGGGCTACGTCCCGGAAATGCCTTTAACTGCATACACGCGGTAAAAGGCGATGACATGTGCGGAACTACAGATTTCTGTAAATACTGCGGCGGTAATGAAAGTATTGAGAAAAGTTTAAACGGGGAAGCTTCTTTCAGTGAATGCCGTATCGTCGGGACAAACGGTAATGCATTTGATCTTGAGGTGAGCGCATCCCCTCTCCTGATTCAGGATAACCTTTTCACCTTATACTGCATTCAGGATGTGAGCTCTGAAACACGTAAAAATCTTCTGGAAAGGATATTTTTCCATGATATAAATAATATCGTGAACGGAATAAGCCTTATAGCCGAAATCATGTCAAACCAGTGCGGTGTTAAAAGCAAAGGAGACACAGAGAATATGGCTCTCCTGATATCTGCGATGGATACTCTTAAAAACGAAATACAGGCTCAGCGCATAATAACCATGGCAGAAAAAGACGAACTTAAAGTTAATCCTGCGAAAATATGCACAAAAGAAATTCTTAAAGATGTATGCGAATTTTTAAAAAGCAGCATCATCGATTATGGTGTGGATATCAAATGTCTTTTCACAGCTACAAATACACATATTCAAACTGACCCAGTCCTGCTGAAACGCGTGCTTATAAATATGATAAAAAATGCCTGCGAAGCATCCACCAAAGGGCAACAGGTAACAATAGACTTTGAGCGTTCCGGCAGCGTTGTCACTTTAAGCGTAAACAATAAAACAGTAATGACCGAAGATGTTAAAAGCAGCATATTCAAAAGATCATTCACAACCAAAGAAGAAGGGAGCGGTCTTGGGACTTACAGCATGAAACTGCTGACTGAAAGATATCTTAAAGGTCGTATCTATTTCACCTCCATTGCAAATGAAGGCACGACATTCTTCATTGAAATCCCTGTCACCCTACAAGATTGA
- a CDS encoding helix-turn-helix transcriptional regulator produces the protein MNNHTQEELLTYEELARELKMSVKTLQNWKSLGVFHPKEYVKFGDSKQADIRFKKSAIYARIKDGKFIK, from the coding sequence ATGAATAATCACACTCAAGAAGAACTCCTGACTTATGAGGAATTAGCACGAGAGTTAAAAATGTCTGTTAAGACGTTACAGAACTGGAAAAGCTTAGGGGTTTTTCACCCAAAAGAATATGTGAAATTTGGTGATTCCAAACAAGCTGATATCAGATTTAAGAAATCTGCAATTTATGCTCGTATCAAGGATGGAAAATTTATAAAATAA
- a CDS encoding IS3 family transposase gives MIENSGSKLSISKQCRLLSISRSSFYYQESGESALNLELMRIIDEQFMMTPDFGSRQMSKTLRRYGYNVGRKRIRRLMNKMGIAAVYQKPKTSNPHPACVFRCNWTLNPEMTGQ, from the coding sequence ATGATAGAAAATTCTGGAAGCAAGCTCTCAATTAGCAAGCAGTGCCGGCTTCTTAGTATCAGTCGCTCCAGCTTTTATTATCAAGAGTCTGGAGAGTCTGCTTTAAACCTTGAACTTATGCGTATTATAGACGAGCAGTTTATGATGACGCCTGACTTCGGCTCCAGGCAGATGTCAAAGACTCTCCGAAGGTATGGATACAATGTTGGTCGTAAGCGTATACGCAGACTGATGAATAAGATGGGGATAGCTGCTGTTTATCAGAAGCCTAAGACCAGTAATCCTCATCCTGCTTGCGTATTCCGGTGTAATTGGACACTGAATCCGGAAATGACTGGACAGTGA
- a CDS encoding SPOR domain-containing protein: protein MFGKKKNEDNSTEASAEKKPAGDKPIVSKGFGNTIILFIVFFIVFTVIVTGVAFFADKVNFSGSKNDKNLEDLLPHEKLTDPKAGESTEYVIDEKGNLDKMDEQKADQELKIPEAKPLPETKPAPLPPIDIKPSVKKEQPAPKKVTKAPAAKTSKPVAKPAPSKAVSPLEKLSAKATTGDYAVQIASFKNIKYAENEKAKLSKILPDVFIVKADLGEKGVWYRVRCYNGVSYQEAKVKSAEIAKRTNHKPYPMKK from the coding sequence GTGTTTGGCAAAAAGAAAAACGAAGACAACTCTACTGAAGCTTCGGCAGAAAAGAAGCCTGCCGGTGATAAGCCGATTGTCAGCAAAGGTTTCGGCAATACTATTATTTTATTTATAGTATTTTTCATCGTGTTCACCGTGATAGTGACCGGCGTTGCATTCTTTGCAGATAAGGTTAATTTCTCCGGCTCTAAGAATGACAAAAACCTTGAGGATTTACTTCCTCATGAAAAACTCACTGACCCTAAAGCGGGTGAAAGCACTGAGTATGTTATTGATGAAAAAGGCAATTTAGACAAAATGGACGAGCAGAAGGCAGATCAGGAGCTTAAAATTCCGGAAGCGAAACCTTTACCGGAGACTAAGCCGGCTCCTTTGCCGCCGATAGATATAAAGCCGAGTGTAAAAAAAGAACAGCCTGCACCTAAAAAAGTTACTAAGGCTCCTGCTGCGAAAACTTCTAAGCCAGTTGCTAAACCAGCACCGTCAAAAGCTGTAAGTCCTCTTGAAAAGCTTTCAGCAAAAGCTACAACAGGTGATTACGCTGTGCAGATCGCTTCTTTTAAAAATATTAAATATGCCGAAAATGAAAAGGCAAAGCTCAGTAAGATACTTCCGGATGTTTTCATCGTTAAGGCTGATCTTGGTGAAAAAGGCGTGTGGTACAGAGTGCGCTGCTACAACGGGGTTAGCTATCAGGAAGCAAAGGTTAAGTCTGCTGAAATTGCGAAGAGAACAAATCACAAGCCCTATCCAATGAAAAAATAA
- a CDS encoding tyrosine-type recombinase/integrase, translating into MAQVKTKTVRVRKDKDRLLLDFYYSDVRCREYLSVQANKEGRRYAERQAKLLEQAILDGNFEYAEWFPNSKKCRLFNSVRKSHKTFAEVAEEWKEHVERLHKAGELKRTTLRNYMNSLKSILDYFAIYEMQNITKSLVDDYKFELLDKPLSKKSINNKLTPLRRIFDYAYEMGYIEHNVMDRVKNFTLELPEIEPFNQLEVQAILNHLQKNNPKFHAMFTILFHTGMRIGEVLAMKWKNFDEMFCSYHVKEHFTEKRLDTPKTKASKRIVPLTDEAMKALRNHKQYTFMKSDFIFCNQYGDPWVSSDNIMKQVWEPMLKKLGIAYRIIYQCRHTHASLSILAGDNLAHIAERMGHKNVGTLITRYAKYVKSVQFQQPKIGSFLSNSGHDLQSGGHNLSEYCQNQESPITN; encoded by the coding sequence ATGGCACAAGTTAAGACCAAAACTGTGCGAGTGCGTAAAGACAAAGACCGACTACTCTTAGATTTCTACTATAGTGATGTGAGATGTCGAGAGTATTTGAGTGTTCAGGCCAACAAAGAAGGTCGGAGGTATGCAGAAAGACAGGCGAAGTTGCTAGAGCAAGCTATTCTTGATGGCAACTTTGAATATGCTGAGTGGTTTCCAAACTCAAAGAAATGTCGGCTGTTTAACTCTGTGAGGAAGAGTCACAAGACTTTTGCAGAGGTTGCGGAAGAGTGGAAAGAGCATGTTGAGCGTTTACACAAAGCAGGAGAGCTTAAACGGACAACTCTCAGAAACTATATGAACTCCCTAAAGTCAATACTTGACTATTTTGCAATCTATGAGATGCAGAATATCACAAAGTCTTTGGTGGATGACTATAAGTTTGAATTGTTAGATAAGCCTCTTTCAAAGAAGAGTATAAACAACAAGCTCACACCCTTAAGGCGTATTTTCGACTATGCTTATGAAATGGGCTACATCGAGCATAACGTAATGGATAGGGTTAAGAACTTCACTCTGGAACTACCAGAGATCGAGCCGTTCAATCAGTTAGAGGTTCAGGCAATTCTGAATCATCTTCAGAAGAACAATCCTAAGTTTCATGCAATGTTCACGATCTTGTTTCATACTGGAATGAGAATCGGCGAAGTGTTGGCTATGAAATGGAAAAACTTTGATGAGATGTTCTGCTCTTACCACGTTAAAGAACACTTCACAGAGAAGCGATTGGACACTCCGAAGACCAAAGCGTCTAAAAGGATAGTTCCTCTCACTGATGAGGCTATGAAGGCTCTCAGAAACCATAAGCAGTATACCTTTATGAAGTCTGACTTCATCTTTTGCAATCAGTACGGTGATCCTTGGGTATCATCGGACAACATCATGAAGCAAGTATGGGAACCAATGCTGAAGAAGCTGGGGATTGCCTACCGCATTATCTATCAATGCAGACACACCCACGCAAGTCTGTCTATTCTGGCTGGCGATAACCTCGCACATATCGCTGAAAGGATGGGACACAAGAATGTCGGGACACTCATAACCCGATACGCAAAATACGTTAAATCAGTACAATTTCAACAGCCGAAAATCGGCTCATTCCTCTCAAATTCGGGGCATGATTTACAGTCTGGCGGGCACAATCTGTCAGAATACTGTCAGAATCAAGAAAGCCCCATCACTAACTAA
- a CDS encoding flagellar hook-basal body complex protein, protein MMQGLYTGANAISVYKNSLINTANNVANINTPYFKSNTLQLNEMEQGGVSISSIRQNQDLSYTISSGRTLDFVIDGSGQFRLEDNNGTSYTRNGVFYLDAEGDVVDSGGRKLLEDVVKPGESAESLSVGEDGSFTVDGEFRGKIDVYDSYGNKIPENLYMLRSGMLEVSDVDYAREVVDMIVTKNAFSANTSSVRTYDDMLGLIVNLVG, encoded by the coding sequence ATGATGCAGGGGCTTTATACTGGTGCAAATGCCATCTCAGTCTATAAAAATTCGCTGATAAATACTGCCAATAATGTTGCCAATATAAATACGCCTTATTTTAAAAGTAATACTCTCCAGCTTAACGAGATGGAGCAGGGTGGAGTAAGTATCTCTTCTATAAGGCAGAATCAGGATTTATCATATACTATCAGTTCTGGCAGAACTCTTGACTTTGTTATTGACGGATCCGGGCAGTTCAGGCTGGAAGACAACAACGGCACATCCTATACCAGAAATGGAGTATTTTATCTGGATGCTGAAGGGGATGTGGTTGACAGTGGCGGACGTAAACTCCTTGAGGATGTTGTGAAACCGGGAGAATCCGCAGAAAGTCTTTCTGTGGGCGAAGACGGCAGTTTCACTGTTGACGGTGAGTTCCGCGGGAAAATAGATGTTTATGACAGCTATGGTAACAAAATACCTGAAAACCTTTACATGCTGAGGTCAGGAATGCTTGAGGTTTCTGATGTCGATTACGCAAGAGAGGTTGTGGATATGATAGTTACAAAGAACGCTTTCAGTGCCAACACCTCATCAGTCAGAACATATGATGATATGCTTGGTTTGATTGTCAATCTTGTAGGGTGA
- the istB gene encoding IS21-like element helper ATPase IstB, with amino-acid sequence MELTEMMTQLRLKGFIQAYELQRKMLEVDELSFDERLRILLEHESLYREDRQLSLLLKKAKLRYTGACIEDIRYRNGRNITKQMMLELGKNDWVRKHRNIIITGASGVGKTYIACALGNSACRNGIKSLYVRLPRLLQELKVARTDGSYVKVLTQLSKVNVLIVDDWGLDTLNDHERKDFLEVMEDRYSARSTIIATQIPVDKWHDIIGDHTIADAICDRLVHNAEHLQLTGESLRKEKEQSSVNMKNE; translated from the coding sequence ATGGAACTAACGGAAATGATGACACAGCTCAGACTTAAAGGATTCATTCAGGCGTATGAGCTACAGCGCAAGATGCTGGAGGTGGATGAGCTCAGTTTCGATGAGAGGCTGAGAATCCTTCTGGAACATGAGTCTCTGTACAGGGAAGACAGACAGCTCAGCCTGCTTCTAAAGAAAGCTAAACTCAGGTATACTGGTGCTTGCATAGAGGACATTCGGTACAGGAACGGCAGGAACATTACAAAGCAGATGATGCTGGAGCTTGGCAAGAATGATTGGGTTCGCAAACACAGGAATATCATAATCACCGGAGCCTCTGGAGTTGGGAAGACTTATATCGCCTGCGCTCTCGGCAACAGCGCATGCCGAAACGGAATAAAGTCCCTCTATGTCAGACTTCCGAGGCTCCTTCAGGAGCTTAAGGTGGCAAGAACAGATGGTTCTTACGTAAAGGTGCTTACTCAGCTGTCCAAGGTAAACGTACTGATAGTTGACGACTGGGGGCTTGATACTCTCAACGACCATGAGAGGAAGGACTTCCTTGAGGTCATGGAAGACCGCTACTCCGCTAGGTCCACTATTATCGCTACTCAGATACCTGTTGATAAATGGCATGACATCATAGGTGATCACACTATCGCTGACGCCATATGTGACAGGCTTGTGCATAACGCCGAACACTTACAGCTTACTGGCGAGTCGCTCAGGAAAGAGAAAGAGCAGAGCTCTGTTAACATGAAAAATGAATAG